In Rhodamnia argentea isolate NSW1041297 chromosome 11, ASM2092103v1, whole genome shotgun sequence, one genomic interval encodes:
- the LOC115736281 gene encoding cytochrome P450 84A1-like yields MREAMDSLLQALQNQPLPAASLVSAAAALILLPLALALRSCRRLPYPPGPRGLPVIGNMLMLDQMTHRGLAGLARKYGGLFHLRMGSLHMVAVSSPEHARQVLQVQDHAFANRPATIAISYLTYDRADMAFAHYGPFWRQMRKICVMRVFSRKRAESWRSVREEVDVTVRAVAGSIGTTVNIGELVFALTRDITYRAAFGASATERQDEFMGILQEFSKLFGAFNLADFIPCLGRVDPQGINQRLVKARQSLDGFIDKIVDDHMEKKANTTPGEEAETDMVDDLLTIYSEETTEDLENSIKLTKDNIKAIIMDVMFGGTETVASAIEWVMAELMRSPEDLKKVQKELADVVGLHRRVKESDFENLTYLRCVIKETLRLHPPIPLLLHETAEDVEVSGYFIPARTRVMINAWAIGRDPSSWEDPDTFKPSRFLSEGAPDFKGSNFEFIPFGSGRRSCPGMQLGLYGLEYAVADLLHCFTWELPNGMKPGEMDMSDMFGLTAPRAHRLVAIPSPRLLCPLY; encoded by the exons ATGAGAGAAGCCATGGACTCTCTGCTACAGGCTCTGCAAAACCAGCCTCTCCCCGCGGCCTCGCTCGTCTCTGCCGCCGCTGCCCTCATCCTCCTCCCCCTAGCCCTCGCCCTCCGCTCCTGCCGCCGCCTCCCCTATCCTCCCGGCCCCAGGGGCCTCCCGGTCATCGGCAACATGCTGATGCTCGACCAAATGACCCACCGCGGCCTCGCGGGGCTAGCCCGCAAGTACGGTGGCCTCTTCCACCTCCGGATGGGATCCCTCCACATGGTCGCCGTGTCGTCCCCCGAGCACGCCCGCCAGGTCCTCCAGGTCCAGGACCACGCCTTCGCGAACCGGCCGGCCACCATCGCCATCAGCTACCTCACGTACGACCGGGCCGACATGGCCTTCGCCCACTACGGCCCGTTCTGGCGGCAGATGCGGAAGATCTGCGTCATGCGGGTGTTCAGCCGCAAGCGGGCTGAGTCGTGGAGGTCAGTGCGCGAGGAGGTGGACGTGACGGTGCGGGCCGTCGCCGGGAGCATCGGCACCACCGTGAACATAGGGGAGCTGGTGTTCGCGCTCACCCGGGACATCACGTACCG GGCAGCATTCGGAGCGAGCGCGACCGAAAGGCAAGACGAGTTCATGGGGATATTGCAGGAGTTCTCGAAGCTGTTCGGGGCATTTAACCTCGCGGATTTCATCCCGTGCCTCGGCCGGGTCGACCCGCAGGGGATCAACCAGAGGCTCGTCAAGGCTCGACAGTCGCTCGACGGGTTCATCGACAAGATCGTGGACGACCACATGGAGAAGAAGGCGAACACGACCCCGGGCGAGGAGGCCGAGACGGACATGGTGGATGACTTGCTCACCATCTACAGCGAGGAAACGACGGAGGATCTCGAGAACTCCATCAAGCTCACCAAGGACAACATCAAAGCCATAATTATG GATGTTATGTTTGGTGGGACCGAGACGGTCGCGTCCGCAATCGAATGGGTGATGGCGGAGCTAATGAGGAGCCCCGAGGACCTCAAGAAGGTCCAGAAGGAGCTCGCAGATGTGGTGGGCCTTCACCGCCGGGTCAAAGAGTCCGACTTCGAGAACTTGACCTACCTAAGATGCGTGATTAAGGAAACACTCCGCCTCCACCCGCCGatccccctcctcctccacgAGACGGCGGAGGACGTGGAGGTCTCCGGCTACTTCATCCCCGCCAGGACGCGCGTCATGATCAACGCGTGGGCCATCGGGCGGGACCCGAGCTCGTGGGAGGACCCAGATACCTTCAAGCCCTCCAGGTTCTTGAGCGAGGGCGCTCCGGACTTCAAGGGGAGCAACTTCGAGTTCATCCCGTTCGGGTCGGGCCGTAGGTCTTGCCCTGGCATGCAGCTCGGGCTCTACGGGCTTGAGTACGCGGTGGCTGACCTCCTCCACTGCTTCACGTGGGAGTTGCCCAACGGGATGAAGCCTGGTGAGATGGACATGAGCGACATGTTCGGGCTCACCGCGCCAAGGGCTCACCGCCTCGTGGCGATCCCGAGCCCGAGGTTGCTGTGCCCCTTGTACTGA